The following proteins are encoded in a genomic region of Enterocloster clostridioformis:
- a CDS encoding transposase, which translates to MVSTDEMTGVQALEHKYPDKLPLPGQCAKMEFEYIRHGTTSLIGFFDVATGRMEMPYLNSTRTEEDFVEAVKALVGTDPQAPWTFICDGLNTHKSEALVRFVAEACALGVELGKKGKTGILKSMESRADFLHDPSHRIRFVYTPKHSSWMNQIEIWFGIINRKLLKRKSYLSIEELEASILRFIEQYNLTAHPFKWTYAGIPLVI; encoded by the coding sequence ATTGTTTCCACGGATGAAATGACCGGGGTACAAGCGCTGGAACATAAATATCCTGACAAGCTCCCATTACCCGGCCAGTGCGCCAAAATGGAGTTTGAGTATATCCGCCATGGCACGACCAGCCTCATCGGGTTCTTTGATGTTGCAACGGGCCGTATGGAAATGCCGTATTTAAACTCCACACGCACAGAAGAGGATTTTGTGGAAGCCGTGAAAGCATTGGTAGGGACAGACCCGCAAGCCCCATGGACATTTATATGCGATGGCCTAAACACCCATAAATCGGAAGCCCTTGTCCGCTTTGTGGCAGAAGCCTGTGCCCTTGGCGTGGAACTGGGCAAAAAAGGGAAAACAGGGATCCTTAAAAGTATGGAAAGCCGAGCGGATTTCCTGCATGACCCTTCCCACCGGATCCGCTTTGTCTATACTCCGAAACACAGTTCCTGGATGAACCAGATTGAGATATGGTTTGGCATCATTAACCGGAAGCTGCTGAAGCGGAAAAGCTACCTATCAATAGAAGAACTGGAAGCAAGCATCCTGCGCTTTATTGAACAATACAATCTTACAGCACACCCATTTAAGTGGACATATGCCGGGATACCATTAGTAATTTAA
- the tnpC gene encoding IS66 family transposase, with amino-acid sequence MTEHEELLMLCAMVEKQKAELEAKDQLIQKQNIQIENMIQALLHARKKLFGPSTEMRKQTEGQLSLFDTAQGIAKELGVEQKKVTVRPYERKNRQPGIRAEMLAGLPTEIEEYEIPAEDTCSICGNVLNVIGKQFVRTEVEYVPAKLKVKHIVRQVAKCTVCGTPSGSNPSSHFQKAAVPAAPLPHSISTPSLLAQIMYQKFCMGIPLNRQESDWYRLGLVLPRSNMAHWCIRCSREWFEPVYWRIHEKLKLCEILHMDETRIQCNKEAGKKASSESFMWVMQSAASESLKGIFFYYASTRSGSIARELLKGFDGYLVTDAYAGYEKAEGIRRALCWSHCRRYFIESIPLDSRVKEIPGSKGAEGRGYIDLLFKIESEIRDLSYEERKEKRREASRPVLDAFWSWVKDTSVLYTTNEKLTSALTYATNQRKYLETFMEDGRLPISNNLVEANIKPFATARRAWLFADTPKGAMTNAVLYTLVQSAKANELDVYEYLKYLLEEMPNNRHLEHPEIIDRYLPWSSELPERCRLKKQIKRCLKW; translated from the coding sequence ATGACCGAACATGAAGAACTCCTGATGCTGTGTGCAATGGTGGAGAAGCAGAAAGCCGAACTGGAAGCCAAAGACCAGCTCATCCAAAAACAGAATATCCAGATTGAAAATATGATCCAGGCGCTCCTTCACGCCCGTAAAAAGCTATTCGGTCCGTCCACTGAGATGAGAAAACAGACAGAAGGACAACTCTCGTTGTTTGATACCGCACAGGGGATTGCAAAAGAACTGGGTGTGGAGCAGAAAAAGGTCACGGTAAGACCATATGAACGTAAGAACAGACAGCCGGGGATCCGTGCGGAGATGCTGGCAGGGCTTCCAACGGAGATTGAGGAATATGAGATTCCTGCGGAAGACACCTGCAGTATCTGCGGGAACGTACTGAACGTGATCGGAAAACAGTTTGTCCGGACCGAGGTGGAATATGTACCGGCGAAGCTGAAAGTAAAGCATATCGTCAGGCAGGTTGCAAAATGCACGGTATGCGGGACCCCTTCCGGTTCTAACCCGAGCAGCCACTTTCAAAAAGCTGCGGTTCCGGCTGCTCCGCTTCCACATTCCATCTCAACGCCATCCCTGCTTGCCCAGATCATGTACCAGAAGTTCTGCATGGGTATCCCACTGAACAGACAGGAATCCGACTGGTACCGCCTGGGTCTGGTACTTCCAAGGAGCAACATGGCCCATTGGTGTATCCGATGCAGCCGGGAATGGTTCGAACCAGTTTATTGGAGGATCCATGAAAAGCTGAAGTTATGTGAGATCCTGCACATGGACGAGACCCGTATCCAATGCAATAAAGAGGCAGGCAAGAAAGCCAGCAGTGAGTCTTTTATGTGGGTCATGCAGAGTGCCGCATCCGAAAGCCTGAAAGGGATCTTCTTTTATTATGCAAGTACCCGGAGCGGATCGATCGCAAGAGAGCTGTTAAAGGGTTTTGATGGCTATCTTGTGACCGATGCTTATGCCGGTTATGAAAAGGCAGAAGGTATCCGCCGTGCATTGTGCTGGTCACACTGCCGCCGATACTTTATAGAAAGCATCCCACTTGACAGCAGGGTAAAGGAGATCCCGGGATCAAAAGGTGCCGAAGGGCGTGGGTATATCGATCTGCTGTTTAAGATCGAGTCCGAGATCAGGGACCTGTCATATGAAGAACGAAAAGAAAAACGTCGGGAAGCGTCAAGACCAGTTCTTGATGCCTTTTGGTCGTGGGTAAAAGACACTTCTGTGCTTTATACTACAAATGAGAAACTAACATCGGCATTAACGTATGCCACAAACCAAAGAAAATATCTGGAGACCTTTATGGAAGATGGGCGCCTCCCGATCTCCAATAATCTGGTGGAGGCAAATATCAAGCCATTTGCTACCGCAAGGCGTGCATGGCTATTTGCAGACACTCCAAAAGGTGCCATGACAAACGCAGTTCTGTATACGTTGGTACAAAGCGCCAAGGCAAATGAACTGGATGTATATGAGTATTTGAAATATCTGCTGGAAGAGATGCCGAACAACCGCCATCTGGAACATCCAGAGATCATAGACCGATATCTGCCCTGGTCATCCGAACTGCCAGAACGGTGTCGACTAAAAAAGCAGATAAAAAGGTGCCTCAAATGGTAA
- a CDS encoding helix-turn-helix domain-containing protein, whose translation MRRKTIDTIPVLSDAMKNILSAFSKSRSLPSGLVKRASIVLLASQGELNQNIAPQVGLHYNNVATWRSRFLAALPALRRIEMDDPKKLEDEIRAVLSDKKRPGAPSVFTPDQIMRIIDLACSSPNDFGYEVSQWSLPLLVAEIKKQGIAEQISEKSVSRFLKMR comes from the coding sequence ATGCGAAGGAAAACAATTGATACTATCCCGGTTTTATCTGATGCCATGAAAAACATATTATCTGCTTTTTCAAAAAGCCGCTCCCTTCCGTCAGGACTGGTCAAAAGAGCCAGCATTGTCCTGCTTGCGTCACAGGGGGAACTCAACCAGAATATTGCACCACAGGTCGGGCTTCATTATAATAATGTTGCCACCTGGCGCAGTCGGTTCCTCGCGGCGCTCCCAGCCTTGCGGAGGATTGAAATGGACGACCCGAAAAAGCTTGAAGATGAGATACGGGCAGTCCTGTCCGATAAAAAACGCCCCGGTGCCCCGTCTGTTTTTACGCCGGACCAGATCATGCGGATCATCGACCTTGCCTGCAGCAGCCCAAATGATTTTGGGTACGAAGTAAGCCAGTGGAGTCTCCCGCTGTTAGTGGCAGAAATTAAAAAGCAGGGGATCGCTGAACAGATTTCTGAGAAATCTGTCAGCCGTTTTTTAAAAATGAGGTAG
- the tnpC gene encoding IS66 family transposase, translated as MASSAKYIQLRELRLIIDEKSSHEKALQEQVDYLTKKLFGSSSERRSDDIPGQHNLFDEAEMEQDPSLLEEETIIREHTRKKKAAHEDLFKGLKIEKVVIPLPEEEQICPVCGTQMVLIGEEYVRRELEFIPATCKVIEYYSQSYGCPSCKEGLGDTEKPVIIKSQAPASLVGKGPASASTVAWTMYQKYANGLSLYRQEKDWKQYGAQISRTTLANWIIYCSQNYFQPIYDYFHRELLKRKFAMADETRIQVLNEEGRRPQTQSFMWLFRSGEDGLPEIILYGYSPTRGGSHAKEFLEGYSGYLETDGYQGYNNLPGIKRCSCWAHIRRYFIDAVPKGKQYDYSQPAVQGVRYCNRLFAIEDSINKKYPGDYEKRKQLRLEKEKPVLEAFWLWLDQQKPVRNTRMDKAVNYVLNRRDTAQTYLEDGRCSFTNNLSENAIRPFAVGRKSWLFSSSVDGANASAVVYTMVEMAKAHGLKIYGYLKFLLEHRPNKEMSDEQLAELAPWSEKLQSIKNRM; from the coding sequence ATGGCTTCCAGTGCGAAATATATCCAGCTGCGAGAGCTGAGGCTTATTATTGACGAAAAATCCAGTCATGAGAAAGCGCTCCAGGAACAGGTGGACTATCTTACCAAAAAGCTTTTCGGTTCTTCCAGCGAAAGAAGATCCGATGACATTCCGGGACAACACAATCTCTTTGATGAAGCGGAAATGGAACAGGATCCATCCCTGCTGGAAGAAGAAACGATAATCCGGGAGCATACCCGTAAAAAGAAGGCAGCGCATGAGGATCTCTTCAAAGGCCTGAAAATTGAAAAAGTAGTAATTCCTCTTCCGGAAGAAGAGCAGATCTGTCCGGTATGCGGTACGCAGATGGTCCTGATCGGCGAGGAGTATGTCCGCCGGGAACTGGAATTCATTCCTGCCACCTGTAAGGTGATCGAATACTACAGCCAGAGTTACGGATGTCCATCCTGTAAGGAAGGACTCGGCGATACAGAGAAACCTGTGATCATAAAGTCTCAGGCTCCGGCGTCCCTGGTAGGGAAAGGCCCTGCCTCGGCATCCACCGTTGCGTGGACCATGTATCAGAAGTATGCCAATGGACTTTCCCTTTACCGGCAGGAGAAGGACTGGAAACAGTATGGGGCCCAAATCAGCCGCACCACCCTTGCTAACTGGATCATCTATTGTTCGCAGAACTATTTCCAGCCAATATATGATTACTTTCATCGGGAGCTGCTGAAACGTAAGTTTGCGATGGCGGATGAGACCCGGATCCAGGTGCTGAATGAGGAAGGGCGAAGACCTCAGACCCAGTCCTTCATGTGGCTGTTCCGAAGCGGAGAGGATGGGCTTCCGGAGATCATCCTGTATGGCTATTCCCCGACCAGGGGCGGCAGCCATGCGAAGGAATTCCTGGAAGGCTACAGCGGATATCTGGAGACTGACGGCTATCAGGGGTATAACAATCTGCCGGGGATCAAACGCTGCTCCTGCTGGGCACATATCCGCCGATACTTTATCGACGCTGTCCCCAAAGGCAAGCAGTATGACTACAGTCAGCCGGCAGTGCAGGGAGTCCGGTACTGTAACCGGTTATTCGCTATTGAAGACTCCATTAATAAAAAATATCCCGGTGATTATGAAAAGCGGAAGCAGCTGCGTCTCGAGAAGGAAAAACCTGTTCTGGAGGCTTTTTGGTTGTGGCTTGATCAGCAGAAGCCTGTCCGGAATACCCGGATGGATAAAGCGGTGAATTATGTTTTGAACCGTCGGGATACAGCACAGACCTATCTGGAAGACGGCCGCTGCAGCTTTACCAATAATCTCAGCGAGAATGCGATCCGTCCATTCGCAGTGGGCCGCAAGAGTTGGCTGTTCAGCAGTTCCGTGGACGGAGCGAATGCCAGCGCAGTGGTCTACACAATGGTTGAGATGGCAAAAGCGCACGGCTTGAAAATTTACGGATACTTGAAATTCCTTCTGGAACATCGGCCGAATAAAGAGATGTCCGATGAACAGCTGGCTGAACTTGCACCCTGGAGTGAAAAACTCCAATCTATCAAAAATCGCATGTGA
- a CDS encoding VanZ family protein yields the protein MNSKLRRIAHVIVFAVLTILLGITLQTGDLPMWFMIFPMAWSYADEAIKPLIQGRHFSWFDEGLNLLGTVIGGLVVAVIV from the coding sequence GTGAATAGTAAATTGCGCCGGATAGCTCATGTTATCGTATTTGCGGTTCTGACAATTCTGCTTGGAATCACGCTGCAGACAGGAGACCTTCCGATGTGGTTCATGATATTTCCGATGGCTTGGAGTTATGCGGATGAGGCAATAAAACCATTGATTCAAGGTAGACACTTCTCTTGGTTTGATGAGGGATTAAACCTGCTTGGAACAGTAATTGGCGGCCTTGTGGTAGCGGTGATTGTGTAA
- a CDS encoding ImmA/IrrE family metallo-endopeptidase codes for MSQFALRMAAYAARIYGTRNPFDIIEQRAINFKTTPRLVDTLGFYAVVNNRRFIRLSEYATEVEQLMAAGHELGHDFFDREEARTNGPLQDTWFYSLSSARQERRANLFSAELMITVQAVLESIGYYDFKELLEKERKQHPDCPEDDIRQHTVWEFQTLHDDFCTTDDIAHEQGVDPVLIEFKYKALLEKGFELPVSPELRNDYLKK; via the coding sequence TTGAGCCAGTTTGCACTACGGATGGCGGCCTACGCCGCAAGAATATATGGAACCCGCAATCCCTTCGATATCATCGAACAGCGGGCGATCAACTTTAAGACAACCCCCCGGCTGGTTGACACACTCGGCTTTTACGCAGTTGTAAATAACCGCCGCTTCATACGGCTGAGTGAATACGCAACTGAGGTCGAACAGCTTATGGCGGCTGGGCATGAGCTGGGGCATGATTTTTTTGACCGCGAGGAAGCCAGGACGAACGGCCCTTTGCAGGACACATGGTTCTACAGCCTTTCCTCAGCCAGACAGGAACGGCGCGCTAACCTTTTTTCAGCCGAACTGATGATAACCGTTCAAGCTGTCCTGGAGTCCATCGGGTATTATGATTTTAAGGAATTATTGGAGAAAGAACGGAAACAGCATCCAGACTGCCCGGAAGATGATATCCGGCAACATACGGTGTGGGAATTTCAGACTTTGCACGATGATTTCTGCACCACCGACGACATTGCCCATGAACAGGGCGTTGATCCCGTGCTGATTGAATTCAAATATAAGGCCCTGCTTGAAAAAGGCTTTGAGCTTCCAGTCAGCCCGGAACTAAGAAATGATTATCTTAAGAAATAG
- a CDS encoding RNA-binding domain-containing protein: MQLPKELLILIQNGENTEVEFKKSTTDITKDVYDTVCSFSNRDGGHIFLGVKDNGTILGIQPDCIDQIKKNFVTCINNENKMYPPLYLTPIDYEHDGKLILYIRVPVNPNVCRCNGRIYDRNHESDIDITDNQESVYRLYSRKQSSYFVNRVYPVFTVNDLRHDLMDRAREMTKSRRQDHPWRAMTDEEMLRNAGLILRDSSTGKEGITLASILLFGPDDLIFSVLAHHKTDAIYRMFNMDRYDDRDVITTNLLESYDRLLEFGRLHLNDNFVLDGIISVSARDKILREIISNLLAHRDFSNAYVAKIVIEKEQIYTENANLSHGFGNLELATFAPFPKNPAISKVFREIGLADELGSGMRNTYKYTQLYSGGKPQFVEGDIFRTVIPLSEANSTVTVGPPPQNLVTSDQVDLVTDQVADQDIETKILNYCQVARSKKEICSYLGYKNLTYFTKKYLIPLLESGKLKMTIPDKPNSRLQKYIKA, encoded by the coding sequence ATGCAACTGCCAAAAGAACTTTTAATCCTGATTCAAAATGGTGAAAATACAGAAGTGGAGTTCAAAAAATCCACTACAGATATAACCAAAGATGTGTACGATACAGTTTGCTCCTTTTCAAACAGAGATGGCGGTCATATATTTCTCGGAGTCAAGGATAACGGGACAATTCTTGGTATCCAGCCTGACTGTATCGACCAGATCAAGAAAAATTTTGTCACTTGCATCAATAACGAAAACAAAATGTACCCGCCCCTCTATCTTACCCCGATAGATTATGAGCATGACGGGAAGCTTATTCTATATATTCGCGTTCCTGTCAATCCCAATGTATGCCGATGCAACGGGCGAATCTATGACCGCAACCATGAATCGGATATTGATATTACGGACAATCAGGAATCCGTTTACAGGCTTTATTCCCGAAAGCAAAGTTCCTACTTTGTAAATCGGGTCTACCCTGTTTTTACAGTCAACGACCTGCGGCATGACCTTATGGACAGGGCCAGAGAAATGACCAAAAGCCGCAGACAGGATCATCCCTGGCGAGCCATGACAGATGAAGAGATGCTCCGCAATGCCGGACTAATCCTCCGGGACAGCAGCACTGGCAAAGAAGGGATTACCCTCGCATCTATCCTCTTATTCGGTCCTGACGATTTGATTTTCTCTGTCCTAGCTCACCATAAGACGGATGCCATCTATCGGATGTTCAACATGGACCGCTACGATGACAGAGATGTTATTACCACCAATCTGCTGGAAAGCTATGACAGACTGTTGGAATTTGGCCGACTGCATCTAAACGACAATTTTGTTTTGGACGGCATCATCAGCGTCAGCGCCAGGGATAAAATCCTTCGTGAAATAATCTCGAATCTGTTGGCCCACAGAGATTTTTCGAATGCCTATGTTGCCAAAATTGTCATCGAAAAAGAACAGATTTACACCGAAAACGCAAACCTCTCACATGGATTTGGCAACTTAGAATTAGCCACTTTTGCGCCGTTTCCCAAGAATCCAGCTATTTCAAAGGTTTTCCGTGAAATTGGCCTGGCTGATGAACTCGGCTCCGGCATGAGGAACACATACAAATATACCCAGCTCTACTCTGGCGGAAAACCGCAATTTGTAGAAGGTGATATATTCCGTACTGTGATTCCTCTAAGCGAAGCGAACTCGACTGTTACTGTCGGACCGCCACCACAGAACTTAGTCACAAGTGACCAAGTCGACTTAGTCACTGACCAAGTCGCTGACCAAGATATCGAAACAAAGATTCTTAATTATTGCCAAGTAGCCCGCAGTAAAAAAGAAATTTGTTCTTATTTAGGCTATAAGAACCTCACATATTTTACCAAAAAATATCTTATTCCGCTCTTGGAGTCTGGAAAGCTCAAAATGACAATTCCAGACAAGCCAAACAGCAGGCTTCAAAAATATATTAAAGCGTGA
- a CDS encoding helix-turn-helix domain-containing protein: MGEEIFEECKAKDDHRVFVSSFTFGLRKNVRGYLPVKTEVFIRRIPFYYYRADRGYSFRSWIADLIRDTEEYEEELEKIYQVLEYLYYEGGVSIDEIMSYIKIQLYGKEEESEKQHDIETAISKSLLYASSWITEEKLLYDWAEYIKICKKIGWNDYFPERFITKYNEALEMAGLSPIIYGFHSKSWLLHLDRERNKISCMGNFPCDGLGRPIMKWIGIRTEKVEGVSCTCVNSRYGELIIQINPESMIYVLNYVDGNGELAEPGEAGTVISWEQQYAGPLNMVFDNEALKEARKAFKMTQKELADAIGTSVRTYQKWENGDTKPDCQSLLRLMNWLEIEDVQYLIAYKSYPAEEEKG, translated from the coding sequence GTGGGTGAAGAAATCTTTGAAGAGTGTAAGGCAAAAGACGACCATAGGGTTTTTGTCTCATCATTTACATTTGGATTGAGAAAGAATGTGAGAGGATATCTTCCAGTAAAAACAGAGGTATTTATAAGGAGAATCCCTTTTTACTATTACCGTGCGGATAGGGGATATTCGTTTAGAAGTTGGATAGCCGATCTTATTCGTGACACGGAAGAATATGAGGAGGAGCTGGAAAAGATATATCAAGTATTGGAGTACCTGTATTATGAAGGTGGGGTTTCTATTGATGAAATAATGTCATATATCAAAATACAATTATATGGAAAAGAAGAGGAAAGTGAGAAGCAGCATGATATTGAAACCGCTATTTCAAAAAGTTTACTGTACGCTTCTTCATGGATTACAGAAGAAAAACTTTTGTATGATTGGGCAGAGTATATCAAGATATGTAAAAAAATAGGCTGGAACGATTATTTCCCGGAAAGGTTCATTACAAAATATAATGAGGCCTTGGAAATGGCAGGATTATCCCCGATTATATATGGTTTCCATTCAAAATCGTGGCTTCTCCATCTGGACAGAGAAAGAAATAAAATTTCGTGCATGGGGAATTTCCCATGTGACGGGCTTGGAAGGCCGATAATGAAATGGATTGGTATAAGAACTGAAAAAGTAGAAGGAGTGTCCTGTACCTGTGTAAATTCACGCTATGGAGAGTTGATAATTCAAATTAATCCGGAAAGTATGATTTATGTTTTGAATTATGTAGATGGGAATGGCGAATTGGCGGAACCGGGTGAAGCAGGGACAGTTATATCTTGGGAACAGCAATATGCGGGACCTTTGAATATGGTGTTTGATAATGAAGCACTAAAGGAGGCACGGAAGGCTTTTAAGATGACACAAAAAGAGCTTGCAGATGCTATAGGGACATCTGTTAGGACCTATCAGAAGTGGGAAAATGGTGATACAAAGCCGGATTGTCAATCTCTTTTAAGATTGATGAACTGGTTAGAAATAGAAGATGTGCAATACTTGATTGCTTATAAAAGTTATCCGGCAGAGGAGGAAAAGGGATGA
- a CDS encoding DUF4062 domain-containing protein: MPKRITVYDVLISCPSDVGEYIDSIKRGVYRFNSTHGEYRGIILRTKYWKDDSFAQSGGKAQELLNQQIVETSDLAIAVFWTKFGEPTAHFASGTEEEIETMILKGKQVFLYFLDKPVSPSMMNSREYKKIANFKKKYRDKGIYSIVKDERELESRIEDGLIRYFFA, from the coding sequence ATGCCTAAAAGAATAACCGTGTATGATGTTTTGATTTCCTGCCCGTCTGATGTTGGAGAGTATATTGATAGCATAAAGCGTGGTGTTTATCGGTTTAATAGCACTCATGGAGAATATCGAGGTATTATATTACGTACGAAATATTGGAAGGATGATTCTTTTGCACAATCTGGTGGAAAAGCACAGGAACTTCTGAATCAACAGATTGTTGAAACGTCAGATCTGGCTATTGCGGTTTTTTGGACGAAATTTGGAGAGCCAACAGCGCACTTTGCTTCAGGCACTGAGGAAGAAATTGAAACTATGATATTAAAAGGAAAGCAGGTGTTTTTGTACTTTTTGGACAAACCGGTTTCACCTTCTATGATGAACAGCAGAGAATATAAAAAAATTGCCAATTTCAAAAAGAAATATCGTGACAAAGGAATTTACTCTATTGTCAAAGATGAACGTGAATTGGAATCACGGATCGAGGATGGATTAATACGCTATTTTTTTGCTTAA
- the tnpB gene encoding IS66 family insertion sequence element accessory protein TnpB (TnpB, as the term is used for proteins encoded by IS66 family insertion elements, is considered an accessory protein, since TnpC, encoded by a neighboring gene, is a DDE family transposase.): MAEKAEHIYLACGATDFRKQIQGLTALVSMQFQLDPYQGTNVFIFCNKRRDTIKVLRYDKNGFILASKQLLDGMRFQGPALLLR; the protein is encoded by the coding sequence ATGGCTGAAAAAGCCGAGCATATCTATCTTGCATGTGGAGCTACGGATTTCCGCAAACAGATACAGGGTCTGACTGCCCTGGTCAGTATGCAGTTCCAACTCGATCCATATCAGGGCACGAATGTTTTTATCTTTTGTAATAAAAGAAGGGATACCATCAAAGTGCTCAGATATGATAAAAATGGTTTTATCCTGGCCTCCAAACAACTTCTGGATGGTATGAGATTCCAAGGCCCCGCACTCCTGCTGAGGTAA
- a CDS encoding 4Fe-4S binding protein translates to MCPKDAISMVEDEEGFEYPQIDESKCVRCYQCVRVCPIKAARAQ, encoded by the coding sequence ATCTGTCCGAAAGATGCCATTTCTATGGTAGAGGACGAAGAAGGCTTCGAGTATCCGCAGATAGATGAAAGCAAGTGTGTTCGCTGTTACCAATGTGTTAGGGTATGCCCGATTAAAGCAGCAAGAGCACAGTAA
- a CDS encoding sugar phosphate nucleotidyltransferase has protein sequence MKTTLLIMAAGIGSRFGGGIKQLEPVDSSNHIIMDYSIDDAFEAGFNHVVFIIRKDIENEFKEVIGDRNADICKAHNVTVDYAFQDINDIPGALPEGRTKPWGTSQAVLADKDMLTTPFIVINADDYYGKEGFKAIHEYLVNGGKSCMAGFVLKNTLSDNGGVTRGICKMDEESNLTEVVETKNIVKSGIGAEADGVAIDTDSLVSMNMWGLTPEFLDVLEIGFKEFFEKEVPGNPLKAEYLIPIFIGELLEQGRMSVKVLRSNDTWYGMTYKEDVAAVKDSFGKMLEKGVYQKELYGDLL, from the coding sequence ATGAAAACAACATTACTTATCATGGCCGCCGGCATCGGTTCCCGATTCGGTGGTGGAATTAAACAGTTGGAGCCCGTTGATAGCAGTAATCATATCATCATGGACTACTCAATCGATGATGCGTTTGAGGCTGGCTTCAACCATGTAGTGTTTATTATCCGTAAGGATATTGAGAATGAGTTCAAAGAGGTCATCGGTGATCGGAACGCTGATATCTGCAAGGCTCATAATGTAACTGTGGACTATGCTTTCCAGGATATCAACGATATCCCCGGCGCCCTGCCGGAAGGCCGGACGAAGCCGTGGGGAACCAGTCAGGCGGTGCTTGCAGACAAGGATATGCTGACTACTCCCTTCATTGTGATCAATGCGGACGATTACTATGGCAAAGAAGGCTTTAAGGCTATCCATGAGTATCTGGTGAACGGCGGCAAGTCCTGCATGGCTGGCTTTGTGCTGAAGAACACATTGTCCGACAATGGCGGCGTAACCCGCGGCATCTGCAAGATGGACGAGGAGAGTAACCTGACTGAGGTTGTGGAAACCAAGAACATCGTGAAAAGCGGAATCGGCGCTGAGGCGGACGGTGTGGCCATTGACACAGACTCTCTCGTTTCTATGAATATGTGGGGTCTGACTCCTGAGTTTCTGGATGTGCTGGAGATTGGGTTTAAGGAGTTCTTCGAGAAAGAAGTTCCGGGCAATCCTCTAAAAGCAGAGTACCTGATTCCGATCTTCATCGGCGAGCTGCTGGAGCAGGGCAGGATGTCTGTGAAGGTGCTTAGAAGTAATGACACCTGGTACGGCATGACCTATAAGGAAGATGTCGCAGCCGTAAAGGACAGTTTCGGGAAGATGCTGGAGAAGGGCGTGTATCAGAAAGAGCTGTATGGGGATCTGCTGTAA
- a CDS encoding helix-turn-helix domain-containing protein — protein sequence MVDIHSDEYILGQNIRKYRKQKGWSQKDLSDAVDMDRANISGIENGERGVMSCVTLRKFAQALGVTMDALMEENEISFDEIISIQEKYKMLNPLHKAMVEETIDAYLVKENRVSI from the coding sequence ATGGTCGATATCCACAGTGATGAATACATATTGGGGCAAAATATAAGAAAATATCGAAAACAGAAAGGCTGGTCGCAAAAGGATCTCAGTGACGCTGTGGATATGGACCGTGCCAACATTTCTGGAATAGAAAACGGCGAAAGAGGTGTGATGAGTTGTGTAACGCTAAGGAAATTTGCTCAAGCGTTAGGCGTGACAATGGATGCCTTAATGGAAGAAAACGAGATATCTTTTGATGAAATAATCTCAATTCAAGAAAAATATAAGATGCTCAATCCTTTACACAAGGCAATGGTAGAGGAAACAATAGATGCATATCTGGTTAAAGAAAATAGAGTTTCAATCTGA